A portion of the Pseudorasbora parva isolate DD20220531a chromosome 1, ASM2467924v1, whole genome shotgun sequence genome contains these proteins:
- the batf2 gene encoding basic leucine zipper transcriptional factor ATF-like 3, producing the protein MPAAVMDNFDQGSPFSQSDSQSPQDWSAQSGGHMHRREKNRDAARKSRKKQTEKADILHEELQTLEQSNAAFRKEIAELKKELQSYTTALEQHEPHCTKPCLYGPSVSLPVGPSTAAPCTSDFSFISEPNLFSELTFLPDTNSVDVPLTELLDSSDWSPWDTMNGNGCLQQF; encoded by the exons ATGCCAGCTGCTGTCATGGACAACTTTGACCAGGGAAGTCCTTTCTCGCAAAGTGATTCTCAAAGTCCTCAAGATTGG AGCGCACAGTCAGGTGGCCACATGCATCGTAGAGAGAAAAACAGAGATGCTGCTCGCAAGAGTCGAAAAAAACAAACGGAAAAGGCAGATATTCTGCACGAG GAACTCCAAACTTTAGAGCAGTCTAATGCCGCATTCCGAAAAGAAATAGCTGAACTGAAGAAGGAGCTTCAAAGCTACACCACTgctttggaacaacatgaaccTCACTGCACTAAACCGTGTCTGTATGGACCATCAGTTAGTCTTCCAGTAGGTCCATCCACAGCTGCACCCTGTACCTCAGATTTCAGCTTCATCTCTGAACCCAACCTCTTTTCAGAACTTACATTCTTACCAGACACTAATTCAGTGGATGTGCCTCTAACAGAGCTCCTTGACAGTAGCGATTGGTCTCCTTGGGACACAATGAATGGGAATGGGTGCCTGCAGCAGTTTTGA
- the arl2 gene encoding ADP-ribosylation factor-like protein 2, whose amino-acid sequence MGLLTILKKMKHKEREMRLLMLGLDNAGKTTILKKFNGEDVSTISPTLGFNIETLEHRGFKLNIWDVGGQKSLRSYWRNYFESTDGLVWVVDSADRLRLEDCRKELNTLLLEERLAGATLLIFANKQDLPGSLSKDAIREVLALEDIKTHHWCIVGCSAVTGENLLTGVDWLLDDIAARIFTAD is encoded by the exons ATGGGTTTGCTGACTATCTTGAAGAAGATGAAGCATAAGGAGCGTGAAATGCGTCTACTGATGCT AGGTCTAGACAATGCTGGAAAAACAACCATCCTAAAGAAGTTCAACGGCGAAGATGTCAGCACGATCTCCCCAACATTAGGCTTCAATATTGAGACGCTTGAGCACAGAGG GTTTAAGCTGAATATCTGGGATGTGGGTGGTCAAAAGTCATTAAGATCATACTGGAGGAATTATTTCGAGAGTACAGATGGACTGGTGTGGGTAGTGGACAGTGCTGACAGATTGAGACTGGAGGACTGCAGGAAAGAGCTGAATACTTTACTACTAGAAGAG CGATTAGCAGGAGCCACTCTGTTAATTTTTGCCAACAAACAGGACTTACCTGGTTCTTTATCAAAAGATGCCATTCGAGAG GTCTTAGCCCTTGAAGACATCAAGACTCATCACTGGTGCATAGTGGGATGCAGTGCCGTGACAGGTGAAAACCTACTTACAGGTGTGGACTGGCTACTTGATGATATAGCAGCTCGGATCTTTACAGCTGACTAA